Genomic DNA from Hordeum vulgare subsp. vulgare chromosome 2H, MorexV3_pseudomolecules_assembly, whole genome shotgun sequence:
TAAGGGATTTCTGAACCACTTAGTGATGACTAAGAGCACTTCTCAACATCATGTAGGTAAAAACATGCGGCTTTATTTGTAAAACGGATATAAAGCTTGTTTATGAGAGACTGTACCCTTGGGCAATGATAGGACCAACATTCTACATGTTTTTTTGGCGGAAATATCTCATGATACGTATAAAAGCACTTCAAACATAATAAATATTACAATGAGATATCTAGACCACTCGACAACCACTATCGCTATGAGAATGAGCATACGTCACCGCTCCCTTACCATAGTCGGCTTGGCATTGTGAATAAAGCTAGTAAGTCTTCGTGCACGTGCACCTAAGGAACAACTCTCTCAAACCATAGTTGACACATTGAACCTTTGAATAGATCTGAAGCAACTCACATCAAATCTCGCTGTCGTGCATGTACGACAAGAAAACCCTAACCTCGCCCTCCAAGGAGACAACATGGATCCACATTGGAGCTTCGTCAACTATGTCCAGACAAACTCGAGGAATATGGAAGCTCATAAGTCaaacttgaagaagaagaagaagaagaagaagaagaagaagcgctgCCATTCGTCTGAGCACTGCACCCGCGAGGAATAAAAGACCCTAACCTATATTACTAGCCGGGGTGAATGCGGTGCCAGGCCCGGTCCTAAGATTTTGGGGGCCCGGGGCGACACTAAAACATGGACCCTTTAATATAATCATTACGACAATTAATActtccttcgtttttaaatataaggtctattatttaaaaaataaatcaaaaaccTTAACTTTGATCAATtttatggacaaaaatatcaaTATCTAGAATACAATTATCATTGGATTCAACATgaaatatattttaatatttagtattgtaaatatttatatatcttGCAGTAAGGTTGCTCAAGCATAGATAGCGTTTAACTTTTTGGAAAACTAATATACCTTATATTTAAGAGCAAATGGAGTATATATCTATATAAAATGTTATGAATAAACAATTAAATGCCTAAAAATGATAATCATgtcaagtactccctctgtaccacaatacttgttgttggagagaactagtctagttctctccaagaacaagtatttaggaacagagggagtagtttatAAATATTCTCTCGAAAAAATCTAACTTTCTTATATGCAAAGTCATTAATATTGTCGTTATCCGTGGAAAAAGAATAAGAGACATATTATATGTAAAATTTTGGCGGTCACGATGACCAGTCGGTGCAATGTGGTCTTCTTTTTGTGACTCAGCCTCTCGACTCGATCATGTGAGGCTGATGACGGGGTGTCAAGAGATCAGGTATTAGCCATACTAGATCGATCGTTGGTCGTTGGATGTCACACATCAAATCAAGCCAAATTGTGGATGTCATCTTATAAGCCAAATTAGCTCCAACTATTAAGATTATTGGAATTAGTTTAAATCTTTTTATGATCAATTGATCGCTAATTTCATCTTCAAGAAAAGGGGATTTTCTCCAACTAAAAAAGGGAGATTGCTAATTCTGCTGAACCAGTATTTTGAAATGGAGCTCACTTTGTGTCCCACCGTCATTTTGGAATTAGACTTGACCACGTGACCAACAACCATTTTCTAACTACTAAAACAAAAGGGGATTGCTAGCCAGGTGTGGCCCATCACAATGTTTTCAGAGCTTTGTTTAGTGCTAAACCAAAAGACTACCTAAACaaaaaggcccaaggcccagccgctAAAGAAACATAACGTTTCAGCTTTCTTCTTCCAGGAGATCGATCGAACGACTTCTAAGCTTTCATGGCGCCTCGCGTGAGCGGTTGCCGATGGTAGAAGTGCACACATACCTGGGCTGGGCCCTGCCCCTTGATTTCAGTGGCCCGAGGCGGCCGCCCCTCCCGCCCTTCGCAGGGCCAGCCCTGTGCGCTGCAATGAAGGGACAAATAGAGGGGAGGCAAATCCACGGACTCGCCAGCGAAGTTTGGAGAAAAAGAAACTATCCTAGCCATCGATGGGAAGGAGAGAGGACGCTTTAAAAAATCTACATACATCCAAATGTTTTAGCGTGTTGTATACCAGCAATTATTTTTGGCAAAGTTCTGTCTTTAAACACTTTATTTGTTTTTTTACCATTTCACAAATATGTAATTTTCACACAGTGTTAAATATATAGATATATGACTtatattagagcatctacagtcggacTCGACAAATCCGGCCCCCTATATGCCCGCGGACGCTCCCAGACACGCCCGCGGTTGCATCCGGACAGCCCCTCATATTTCGCTTCGTGCATCCACAATTCCACATACCTCATATCCAGACTCTCAAATCCATACAAATCCATGCACATCGATCATTCGATACAAATTATTTGAATTCAACAGTTTTAAACAAAAAACGATATCATAGTTCAACCAAACGGACAAGCCAAAATGAAATCAATGTCCGACCGACAAGTGTTGTAGGATCACTGGGCGGACGAGTTCGTCCATGCATCCTACTCCGCCTGGCATCCATCTGCGCCTGCATTCGGGTTGCCTCCTCCGCCTGCATCCTGGCAACGATCGTCGTGTGCATCCGGGCTACCTCCACCGCCTGCATCCTGGCCGCCCGCTCCGCTGCCGCCGCCGTAGCCGCCCTGGCCGCCTCCAACACTCTacgatcgttgatctccttcttCCTGTCCACAAGCCATTTCTTGCCATGTTCATCCAAAGTGGATTCATCTGCGAGCATGACTTTTGCATCCTCCGCATCGCGTGTGAGTTGCAACCCGTCTTATTCCACATGGACCGGATCTTCATTCTCATTGATCATACTTTCCAAGTATGCCTCCTACACGTTCATGGTTTGCAAGCAATCATCTTGTCCGAACTAGTGAACTATACGAAACATTAATCATTAGATCGATCAGGAGCAAACGTACCCGGTCTTGTTGAGACATTTCGTCGAACATGTTGAGTGCAGCCCGGACGGTGGGGTTGCCCGTGCTCACCCCCTCCCGAACGAGCTACGGTGACTCACACTCTTGGACTAACGGCTGCTGGGTGGCCGAAAATCTCTCCGAAATGGTCCAGCCGAccgtctcattctcctcctcctcggtctcgACGGTGCCGGACGACACAATCCGCGCCTACGCTTGCATGGATGGGGCGAGGGGAGCCCGACACGCCGGGGGAGACATCTCATCGACGATGCCCGCATGTACCTGTGCGACCAATTCCCTCTGTCGCTGTCGGCGACGGCGCAACTTACGGGCAATGTTCTCCGGCTTGCAAGACGAAGCGGAGGAAGGACTGTCGACGGACAAGGCGGACAACGTCTCTGAGGCGGCGATCGGGGACggggtggaatacatcatgacggCGGATCGAGACAGGTGATGAGAATGGAGAGCAAGGGTGCCGGACGGCGAGGGGTCGGGCGACGAAAGGAGGAGGAAGGGTTTGGGGGATTTGATGCAATTTAAGGTAGGGTCGGGCTATCGGGTCCGATGTGACGGGCGTGCCCGGGCTCCCTCATTTCCGTCTCATATTTGAGAAGAAAATGGGGTGCTGGTCAGCCCGGACGTTTGTGGCCGGTTTGAGAGGTCCATCTGAATCGAATTTTTATGATCGGATAGTGACCGAACGACCATTCCGAACGTTTGATCAGAATTTAAAGGGTCTGGTTATAGATGCTCTTACATCTTCGATCCATATTAGTTGTCTTATATTTATATAGATATACAAATGTAGGCATGGATGGGAGTAGTTTGGAACGGACAACGGAGCTCACAACATAGCGTCCCAAACCCACCTTTTTGATTGGATTTTAAATGGTCGCAGATTTCTCCGCATCCAACCATACATGTGCTCTGCTCGCAAGGCCACATTTCCTGCCTTCCCGGTCCCGTCGTCCGGTCATACTTCCTCCGTTAGTCTTTAAAAAAGtttcactagtgaactacatacggatgtatatagacatattttagagtataaattcactTATTTTgattcgtatgtagactcctaatgaaatatcttaaaagacttatatttaagaacggagggagtaggttgcAATGTCTCTTTTGTGTATGTGTAGCCAGCcttcgagaacaacaacgactgactactctttcctaaatccaaaaaaaaaaagTAGAAACGACTGGCTACGTTGGCACGGCCTTTCGATTTAACAACGATTATCATATGCGCCGTCGCCTGTGCCTACGAATTTTCCTCTGCCACTAACCAGGGTCCcgtcgccggcggcggcggccacaTGAGATCAGAGTCCGGCGACGGGATCCCGGAAGATTCCCGCATGCCACGCCTGTCTCCACAACAAACGGGCCCGTGCTTCCATTACAGAACAAAAAGGAAGAAACGAATCAAAAACAGAGCCGCCACTCACCAACCGCCACATGTCGTCATGCCCATCCGTGGCCCAAACAAGCCTCTCGCTGCCGCTGGGATCATGTAATTCCAAGGCCCACTGTCATGCAGGAGTAGCCTTCCGGCGAGTATACTTTGCATCGCAAGAGAGCAGCGAGAAAGGCTCTCCAGATTGCGTCCAAAAAGGCATGCGTGGAGTAATCCGGCCAAAAACAGAATGTGCTGGGGGGCGACTTCTACTTTTGCCCTATAGTTACAGGAGAATTCCATTTCAGTCCAAGATGGTACTCCCTTTGTCTTAAATTTTTTGTctatatatgaatgtatatactcatattttagtatttagataaatCCATTTCTGGACAAACCTCGGACAAAATTTTTGGAACAGAGGAAGTATATTATTGCGTTATTTGTCTCTGGATGAAATTTCCCAGGATCAAGACACTTTTTTCTTTAGTTGGTGATCAAAACGTTGTTATAGACCAGACTCGTAGGAAAAATACAAGGAGCTTCAAAATGATCAAGTGCCATAGTTTGTGAGAGCTACGAAATTGATTGAGATCTTTTGGGTAATACATTGACAATGACAATGCCAAATGAAAGTTCAAAGGTGAAAGCAACACGTAAGAAGAGTGGAAGATGATCCGTCCTAATTACTTGCGATGTACTTTCTTTTCGTGCATGTATAATGGTACGaccaaaattcctatgcttgaaaTTTATCGAAAACACTATTGACTTGATTTTTCTCAGTCTCCTTTGAAATAATTTTTTGTTAGCACGAGTGATCTAAATCCGTCGAAATCAACCTGGGAATAATAAAATGTGAAGGAGCAACATAGCTTGGATGGTTAGTTTCGTATGGTGGAACCAACCTATTAAAGTTTAAGGTCCTAGTTATGACATTGGTGCCCgtatttttcttaatttatttcgaTCTTTCTGACGATGTTCGTTCACTAAGAGAAGATGTTTCGGTCGACATTAAGAAACAATCTATAGTAAGCTAAGGAAGCGTATTGACAATCCAAGCATATTGTAAGCGTCTTTTTAGAAATCATCAAATGTAGACATTGATGCctacatttttttaaatttatttcaGCCTTTTTAAGGATGTTTGTTCAgtgaattttttttttgtttctgtcgACATTAAGAAACAGTCTATAGTAAGCTAAGGAAGCGTATTGACAATCCAGCATATTGTAAGCATCCTTTTACAAATCATCAAATGTGATTAAAAAACATAAGCATGCGAGGGCACCATGTGACATTACCAACTTTCAGTGGTACACCTATGAAACTTATCACCCCTATTATAAATACCTTGCCTGCTTCCAGCCAAACTTCCAAATTCCAAATCGGCCCCtggcgtctcctcctcctcctcctccttcccctcccggCCTCCAATTGTCCTCCTCCCGCCTCCCCTTCCTCCCCTTGAAGCTTCACACGCCTCAGCCCAGAGAACCCTAGCGGAAGCTCTCGCGTTCCAGAGCCCAAGTATGGAGGCGACGGCGCCTAGCGTGGGCGCCGGCGCCAATGGttcgctggcggcggcggcgagggcgcaGGTGGGGCCGCCCACGAACCCCATGGCCACGGCGCTGCTCACCGATCAGTACCAGTTCTCCATGGCCTACGCCTACTGGAAGGCCGGCAAGCACGCCGACCACGCCGTGTAAGCACCCCTCGCCTCTGCCTCGTGTCCTCCGCTTCGCGTATCTCTGGTTCGGTCGTGCCGATTGGATTGGATCGACGGGTGGTGTGATCTGGTGCCAGCTGGTGAGTTGGTTGGTTCCGTCCGGGTTATGTTCGGGGGAATGAATTGGCGAGAGGTCTGATTTTTTGGGAGATACTTGGACTGTTGCTGCAATTCTCTCGTTGCCGTGGCGAATAGTTTGGTTTCAATCTATGCGGTAGTTTGGTTTTTGTTCTCGTGCAATTCTGTCATTGCTGTGGTCTGGCATCTTTTTCGTGCCCTCTACGTTATTGGGTAAGACGGCCGCAGCTTTGCGCTTTGATGGTTTATTACCTGGTAGTTGCGTAGTTGGCTAACTGATACTCTGTCTTTGGTTCCCTCTTGCCTGTAGTTTTGATCATCTTCCTTGTCAGTAATAactgaaacaaaacaaaaatgttgTATGCTGGTCTTAATATATCTTTTGCGAATATTTATTTTTGTTATTCTTGTTATATGTGTGGCTGCGTAGGCCGGGGCTatcctctttttctttttaaaataaaataaataactgAAGTGGCATTTTTTGCTTGCTTCTTGATTGTTCTGCTATGCAGTACTTTGGAAAGCCCTTCTGAATGTGCATTGTTTAGTTAATCCCTTTATGTCAAAATTGTGAGTGCAACCATCGTTTATTGATGGGCTTGCCATTGCTTTCATGTGGGTCCAGATGTTCTTGTGTTAACAAAATTGGACTGGCCTTTCTAttaggttccccccccccctccattgTTGTTTTAGTATGTGGCACCTCATGTGTGGATTCTAGCATATAGGTACATCAATTTATTATGTCATTGTGGGTTCTCTAGAACTTGCAGTGTTAATCAATATTTTCTAATTGGTGATATGATTTACTCCGGGTGGAGAGGAAACAAATAGATGTGGACATTTGAATGATGTCACATGGTTGAATGAATTAGAATTTTCAGTGTGAACATGAAGTGTATTCTAAATGGTGGTATAATACTCCTTGTGCAGAGGAAACAAATGGATGTGGACATTAATGATGTGACGTGCTTGAATGAACAATGAACTTTGCTACTTACTTGAGTCAACAAAAGAGACTATTGGTTCTTGGGTTTCATATATTTAactattcttgcgagaggggtggggggtgggggaggCGGTGGTATGTTATgccaattttcattttttttaaagggGAAAGTGACTGTTTTCGGACCTGGGGAAGTTACAAGAAGAGAAAAGTCTATGTAATTTTGTCATTGGCAGAATATTCGAGGAGCGAGGTACTTCTGCATATAGCTTTGAACAACATGATAATAAAACTCAGAAGCTACCCAAAGACATATGTAAATTGAGTTAAAAGAGAAAAGTTAGTGAAGACATTTTCTCTGTGTTTGTATGGTCATATATGCCCATGTAGTTTGCTTCATCCCAATGGGCTCACTTGGCATGCTTTGATCTCTGTTGAGTCAATTTCACTTAATATGGACCTACAATGTTAGCTAACAACTCGGACGTACTCAACTGCATGCTGATTTTGTTCCTTTTCATTTTACAGGTTTGACCTGTACTTTAGGAAAAATCCATTTGGTGGAGAGTTTACTGTTTTTGCCGGTCTTGAGGAATGTATAAAATTCATTGCAAACTTTAAGTTCACAGAAGATGAGATTTCTTTCCTGCAGTCAGTCATGCCAATGTGTGAGGTATCATCTGAATGCCATATACatatattatactccctccgtcccaaaataagtgtctcaactttatactagctctagtataaatttgtactaagctcaagacacttattttaggacggagggagtatgcaaTATTCTTTCTTTCTTCAAATGGTAAATTGGTCCTGAGATTAGCTGCTAGGTTATGAATAGGCTTTTTGGTTGGTCCTGTGTATAGCCAGGCTGATTCATGGGCTACAAAAAGTCCACCTCAAATACTACATGTAAGAAAGGGTAACTTGAAACTTTGTGTGTGGTTCCTTGTATAAGCTATTCCTCACCCAACTTTTAGTGTGCATATATGTCATGCTCATTCAGTTATTTGATCTGAGAAACACTTATTTACTGATATAATTGTAATTTCTAGGATTCATTCTTTGATTATCTCCGTGGAATTGATTGCTCTGATGTTGAAGTGTACTCCATTCCTGAGGGCTCGGTAGTCTTTCCAAAAGTGCCCTTGATGAGAGTCGAGGGTCCTGTTGCTGTAAGTAGAAAGCCCTAACCAGCTGTTATGTCTAATAATGTCAGTCACAAACTTTAATTCTGAGCATGAACTGAAGTTTGAATTTTTTGCTATAGCAACTTACTCTTGTTATGACATCATCAGGTGGTTCAACTACTTGAGACTCCATTTGTAAATCTGATCAACTATGCCTCTTTGGTAACCACCAATGCTGCACGGCACCGTCATGTTGCTGGAAAGTCAAAGGTTCTAATGGAATTTGGTTTAAGACGAGCACAGGTGTGACTTCTTCTATCCTTTCTGCACCATCAGTTTAGCTTTAATTTTATACAAATACATGTGAAATCTGAAATGTACCTCTGGATTTATGTTTGCAGGGGCCTGATGGCGCAATAAGTGCTTCAAAGTATTGTTTCATGGGAGGCTTTGATGCAACCAGGTGAGTTCTTTCACATCATTGGAAGATCATATATGTCCTCTATCTCCTTGTATCATTTCCCTTCTCTTTTTCTCCTTAGATTTTTTTTTCTCCTgaaaatgttagtgttgctatagTGCACCATTGGTTAATTTTGTTCTCTTGTTTTTGCAGTAATGTATTGGCAGGACATCTATTTGGCATACCACTCCGTGGAACACATTCTCATGCTTATGTCAGCTCATATATGGTTAGTAAAATACCATTCCTGTTGTTGATGAACACTATTACATATGCAATAATGTGCTATCATTGGAGCACCTTCCGTGCCTCTGTTCATGATGTAGTTTCATTAGTCAAACAATTCTTCACTACACTGGTTGCTGAGCCCCATGTCGTAGCAGGATTAAagtttgaatatttgttttctcgtCATACTAGCACTCAAATCTTTATTTTCTTACATAACATGCACGTGCATGTCCATATTCATTTTTTTCTAGGATACTAGGTACTTTTTATCATTCTCCTTGCTAGTTTATATTTTTGTGGACAATTGGTGTCTTTGCTTGCTAATTAACATGGTACAATATTTCGAACATACAGATATAAATCATTTTCTGAACATATCAACTCTTCTCTTGTATACACTTATGTGCAATGTCCGCGACATTTGGTACCGCCCCTTGCATTTGCATCTTTAGAACTCATCCTTACATATCTCTGGCATTCTGAAAGTTCTTTTTTCCTGGCATCCATTGTTATTTAGATCGACGACTGATTTGGCAATTGCTTTAAATCTTCCAGAGCcttgatgagatcccagacaggaCCCTAAGGAACAAAGATGGTTCAAAAATCTGCAAGGATTTTGTTAGTTTAGTGAAAGAATGGCTTTGCAAGATTCAGGTACAATTGCAGAACTTTGTTGTGCAGTTTTTGCTTGTTGCAGCATTCTTATGTTATTTTTTGTTTATGTCAGGTAGCAGATTCATTACGTAATGTATTTGGCGATACAAATCAAAGTGAGCTTGCTGCATTTGCATCATATGCGTTGGCTTTTCCAAGCAGCTTTCTAGCACTGGTGGACACATATGATGTGAGCTGTTAACTTATTGCAGCCTGCAACTTTTTCCCTTGTTCTGCTGTTATTCATGTCTGAATGAGGTCTGAAACTTAGCACATGATAGTTTTTTGCAATGTTCTTCTCAAGCTCCTTTGTTGGTATTTTCTTAAACTACCATGCtctgttatactccctccgttcctaaatataagaccttttagagattgtactataaactacatacggatgtacatagacatattttagagtacagattcactcattttactccgaatgtagtctcctagtgaaatccctaaaaggtcttatattttggaacggagggagtatctctgAGCAGTCTGGCTCTTGTATTTTAAGATGGAAGTTTATCCAACTTAGACATGGTTAGGATGTCAGCGCTGTTATTTGGATTGATTTGTTGCGCCTGAGGTCGCCTGCACCCTTTAGTTCACAAAAattgaaattaaaaaaaaatctgaaaaaaatccaTGTATGTGCATTCGGTATTTAATAGTATGCAAATTTTCGTGAGAAAATATGCTAGTTTGTGTTCAGGAACCTTTTATGTAGGggatttattatttctccacaggGCATTAGAATGCATGTTTTGGCATCAAAATTGGCGGATACATGCTTCAATACTTCTTGTATATGTTTGTTTTATTTCTAGAATTCTGAGAATGTCGACTTCTTTTAAGCCGGGAGCTCATGCTTCTAAGCTTAGCTCGAAGTTAGGACATCAGCCTGGCTTTACTCCAGGAAGGTGTAGTCAACTCTGTATTGATGTTTGTACAACTTTATCCTTGTTTTTTGTTGTCTAACAAATGATGACCATGCAAGTGCACGTACATGACCTATTCTCCCTCTTCTACCATTTGTATTCTTCACGTGTATATTATTAGCTTATTTATGCTGTCCCTGCATTATCTGGAGCACAATCTCACAATTTTTTTTTCAGGTTATGCGAAGTGGGATTCCAAATTTCTGTGCGGTAGCTCTAGCACTCCATGACTTAGGGTATGTCAAACCTATTCTTGGACACCTATTCCATGTGCATTGGGTTATCAGTACTGGAGGGAAAGGCTGCGTACAAAACAACGAAAGTTGTCGGACCCTGCGCAAGCTGGAGATACGTGCACCGGGCTGCCCTTTAGAGTAGCAAAATTCAGGAAATCCCTTATCCAAGAAATTACCAAAGAAACTAAGTTAATCAGAAACTACATCCCAGTGATATCAAATTTAGGAGTGGTTTAATCTTACAACTTCTTCTTTTTATATGCTTAAGCCCTCCAAAACAAGTTACTGTCAGATTCATGTGTGCTTGCAAAATAATCCATAATATCCCAGTACTCTTGATCCCCTCCTGCTCTGATAATCTAAAGATGACATCTATTTGTTTTGGTCTTTAATGTTTTGTGTTTATATAGTCATGAAAAGTGTTATAAGTCACTTAATCATGTCGTCATTGTTTTGGTAAAAGAAAAGATTGAAACAATCAGTTTGGACAAATATATTTCTTTTGTAGGTACAAGGCATCTGGTATCAGATTAGACTCTGGTGATCTAGCCTATCTGTCAATTGAAACCCGAAAAGTTTTTCATGCAATAGAAAAGGAATTCAATATACCTGGCTTCGGGAAGATGATCATTACTGCTAGCAATGACCTGAATGAGGAAACAATTGATGCTCTGAACAAGCAGGTAAAATGCTGTCTCATTATTGAGTGACTTCACAAGTTCTCTTAGACCGTGTACAATGCATGGTGCTTAGAGAGGTGCTTGTAAAAATAAACTGATTTTTGCTTAAGCAACGGTGCTTGTTTCATAGCAGTGGGTGCCTAATTAAGCATATGTGCTATGCAAATAAGCACCGGTGCTTAAGAAAAAAATGATTTGTTCTCATAAGCACCTCTATCTAAGCACCTTGCATTGTACATAGTACCTTACAGCGAAGTGAGGTGATAATACATCAAGAACTTCGTGTCATGTACTTATGCTGTTATATGCGTCTGTGTGTGCTTCTGTGGCGCTAATGATCATGAACTACataatttttctttattttattttcatcttCTTTACAGGGTCATGAAGTTGATGCCTTTGGAATCGGAACTTATCTTGTAACGTGTTATTCCCAA
This window encodes:
- the LOC123426728 gene encoding nicotinate phosphoribosyltransferase 2-like, which encodes MEATAPSVGAGANGSLAAAARAQVGPPTNPMATALLTDQYQFSMAYAYWKAGKHADHAVFDLYFRKNPFGGEFTVFAGLEECIKFIANFKFTEDEISFLQSVMPMCEDSFFDYLRGIDCSDVEVYSIPEGSVVFPKVPLMRVEGPVAVVQLLETPFVNLINYASLVTTNAARHRHVAGKSKVLMEFGLRRAQGPDGAISASKYCFMGGFDATSNVLAGHLFGIPLRGTHSHAYVSSYMSLDEIPDRTLRNKDGSKICKDFVSLVKEWLCKIQVADSLRNVFGDTNQSELAAFASYALAFPSSFLALVDTYDVMRSGIPNFCAVALALHDLGYKASGIRLDSGDLAYLSIETRKVFHAIEKEFNIPGFGKMIITASNDLNEETIDALNKQGHEVDAFGIGTYLVTCYSQAALGCVFKLVEINSRPRIKLSEDVAKVSIPCKKRCFRLYGKEGYPLVDIMIRESEPSPKEGERILCRHPFLESKRAYVVPQHVEELLHCYWPGSSDKPRAELPPLEKIRSRCMQQLEKLRPDHIRRLNPTPYKVSVSAKLYEFIHYLWLNEAPVGELQ